A part of Hydrogenobacter sp. T-8 genomic DNA contains:
- a CDS encoding DUF1122 family protein has protein sequence MEAFKKDLATHFQLLKVEGGRFAEEENISVGKDGRRLLFIKAFYGRRPYWKEWVELFHIEPEFFGSPLEDELYRILAKYFRRVFVEYYEDTQTLRELKAGKEPQETRLGSKLRALGYRSFRDWYYPEGWMEGGYKLQAER, from the coding sequence ATGGAGGCTTTCAAAAAAGATTTAGCTACGCATTTTCAACTTCTCAAAGTTGAAGGTGGCAGGTTTGCGGAAGAGGAAAACATAAGCGTAGGTAAGGATGGCAGAAGACTACTTTTCATAAAAGCCTTTTACGGCAGAAGACCCTACTGGAAAGAGTGGGTGGAGCTTTTCCATATAGAGCCAGAGTTCTTCGGCTCTCCTCTTGAGGATGAACTATACCGCATACTTGCAAAATACTTCAGAAGGGTCTTTGTGGAATACTACGAAGACACTCAAACCTTAAGGGAGTTAAAGGCAGGCAAAGAGCCACAAGAGACAAGGCTCGGCTCAAAACTAAGAGCCTTAGGCTACAGGTCCTTTAGAGATTGGTATTACCCGGAGGGTTGGATGGAAGGGGGCTATAAGTTGCAGGCGGAAAGGTGA
- a CDS encoding aminotransferase class I/II-fold pyridoxal phosphate-dependent enzyme yields MSESWMFPRVSRLPKYVFAMVNELKYKLRREGEDIVDLGMGNPDLPPAPHIVEKLCEVARRDNVHGYSASKGIPRLRKAICDFYRRRYGVELDPEKEAILTIGAKEGYSHLMLAMLEPGDTVLVSNPTYPIHYYAPIIAGGDAISVPIIPDEGEDFEESFLRRIHDTLRGSFRKPRAIVLSFPHNPTTLCVSLDFFREVVGLAKREEVWLIHDFAYADLGFDGYEPPSILQVEGAKEVAVELYSMSKGFSMAGWRVAFLVGNEVLIKNLAHLKSYLDYGVFTPIQVASIIALDSPYEIVEKNREVYRKRRDVLVEGLNRIGWQVDKPKGSMFLWARIPSWVGMNSLDFSLFLLREAKVAVSPGIGFGEYGEGYVRFALVENEHRIRQAVRGIKRAFEKFTQRVLETNH; encoded by the coding sequence ATGAGTGAAAGCTGGATGTTTCCAAGGGTAAGCAGACTTCCCAAGTATGTCTTTGCCATGGTCAACGAGCTAAAGTATAAGCTAAGGCGCGAGGGAGAGGACATTGTGGACCTTGGTATGGGAAACCCAGACCTTCCACCCGCTCCACACATAGTGGAAAAGCTCTGTGAGGTAGCAAGAAGAGACAACGTGCATGGCTATTCCGCCTCAAAGGGTATTCCAAGACTCAGAAAAGCCATATGCGACTTTTATCGTAGGAGGTATGGCGTGGAGCTTGACCCAGAGAAGGAAGCCATACTCACCATAGGGGCAAAGGAGGGCTACTCACATCTTATGCTTGCCATGCTTGAGCCTGGCGATACGGTGCTCGTTTCTAACCCCACCTACCCCATACACTACTACGCACCCATAATAGCAGGCGGTGATGCCATATCTGTTCCCATAATACCTGACGAGGGAGAGGATTTTGAAGAGAGCTTTTTAAGAAGAATTCACGACACACTTAGAGGCTCTTTTAGAAAACCAAGGGCTATAGTGCTTAGCTTTCCCCACAACCCCACTACCCTCTGCGTAAGCCTTGACTTTTTCAGAGAGGTGGTAGGGTTGGCAAAAAGAGAAGAAGTTTGGCTTATTCATGACTTTGCCTATGCAGACCTTGGCTTTGACGGATACGAACCTCCCAGCATACTTCAGGTAGAAGGTGCAAAAGAGGTGGCGGTTGAGCTCTATTCCATGTCAAAGGGCTTTTCTATGGCAGGCTGGCGGGTTGCCTTCCTTGTGGGAAACGAGGTGCTCATAAAGAACCTTGCACACCTTAAGAGCTACCTTGACTATGGTGTTTTTACCCCCATTCAAGTTGCCTCCATAATAGCCCTTGACAGCCCCTATGAAATAGTGGAGAAAAACAGGGAGGTCTACAGGAAAAGAAGGGATGTGTTGGTAGAAGGGTTAAACCGCATAGGATGGCAGGTGGATAAGCCAAAGGGGAGCATGTTTCTCTGGGCAAGGATACCCTCTTGGGTGGGCATGAATTCCTTGGACTTTTCCCTATTCCTTTTGAGAGAAGCTAAGGTAGCGGTATCTCCTGGCATAGGCTTTGGTGAATACGGCGAGGGCTATGTGAGGTTCGCTCTTGTGGAAAACGAACATAGGATAAGGCAGGCGGTAAGGGGTATAAAGAGGGCATTTGAGAAGTTCACGCAGAGGGTATTGGAAACTAATCACTGA
- a CDS encoding TraR/DksA C4-type zinc finger protein: MHHLTPEQIAELREDLLRMRERIIKYAEEQIRDPSNVSFEGGDEIDRANIETGRYISLQRIKTRELKLLRKIDYALMKMEQGTYGICESCGALIPFERLKARPVTTMCINCKELEEEGEHE, encoded by the coding sequence ATGCATCACCTAACTCCAGAACAGATAGCGGAGCTAAGGGAAGACCTCCTAAGGATGAGGGAGAGGATAATAAAGTATGCGGAAGAGCAAATAAGAGACCCCTCAAACGTTTCCTTTGAGGGTGGTGACGAAATAGACAGGGCAAATATAGAGACTGGAAGGTATATAAGCCTACAGAGGATAAAGACCAGAGAGCTAAAGCTCCTGCGTAAGATAGACTATGCACTTATGAAGATGGAGCAAGGCACTTACGGCATATGCGAGAGCTGTGGAGCTCTTATACCCTTTGAAAGGCTAAAGGCAAGACCAGTAACCACCATGTGTATAAATTGCAAAGAGCTTGAAGAGGAAGGAGAACATGAGTGA
- a CDS encoding ComF family protein, whose product MIGFLQRLGLSSERCLHCGKPFIGKSQGLVCHVCLGSISSYHPMDYSERIEYVFSYRVFGLYEGPLREVIHSVKFRNSKSLALSLGHIIRGHLWEYIQELEPDLITFPPLNLRRLWSRGFNHMEYILKGAGVPYMEVFKRIDFSPPLARLEAEEREKAVLGYRLREEFVDFLEGKRVLVVDDLLTTGSTIRRLAYLLMSAGADEVHAYFVAKA is encoded by the coding sequence GTGATAGGGTTTTTACAAAGGCTTGGACTATCTTCAGAAAGATGTCTCCACTGTGGCAAGCCCTTTATAGGCAAGTCTCAGGGGCTTGTGTGCCATGTGTGCCTTGGTTCCATAAGTTCCTACCATCCCATGGATTACTCAGAGAGGATTGAATACGTGTTTTCCTACAGGGTCTTTGGTTTGTATGAGGGCCCTCTCAGAGAGGTCATCCATAGTGTAAAGTTTAGAAACTCCAAATCCCTTGCCCTCTCTTTGGGGCATATCATAAGAGGTCATCTATGGGAATACATACAGGAGCTTGAGCCAGACCTTATAACCTTCCCTCCGTTGAACCTCAGAAGGCTATGGAGTAGGGGTTTTAACCATATGGAGTATATACTCAAGGGGGCGGGCGTGCCATACATGGAGGTATTCAAAAGAATAGACTTCAGTCCTCCGCTCGCCAGGCTTGAGGCAGAAGAAAGGGAAAAGGCGGTCTTGGGCTATAGGCTAAGGGAGGAGTTTGTGGACTTCCTTGAGGGTAAGAGGGTTCTTGTGGTGGATGACCTTCTTACCACTGGCTCCACCATAAGAAGGCTTGCATACCTGCTCATGTCCGCAGGAGCGGACGAAGTGCACGCTTACTTTGTGGCAAAGGCTTAG
- the radC gene encoding RadC family protein, whose product MYQNRPLRELPEDLKPREKMLRIGAESLTEEELLAIILGSGTKDMDVLSLSREIVSLGWQRLGKMSPEEVARSFKGIGEAKACQIKAIIELAKRINDPYEGIFINNPEDAYRFLKNMVDERREHLIALYLAPTNKPIAHEIIAIGRMNVLHAEPKDVLYHAIHTACHSILIAHNHPKGELKPSREDVEFTQRLREACQLMGFELLDHLIINKKGYISLRREGYM is encoded by the coding sequence ATGTATCAGAATAGACCCCTAAGGGAGCTTCCAGAGGACCTAAAGCCGAGGGAGAAGATGCTTAGGATAGGGGCGGAGAGCCTCACAGAGGAAGAACTGCTTGCCATTATCCTTGGCTCTGGCACCAAAGATATGGATGTTTTGAGCCTCTCAAGGGAGATAGTAAGCCTGGGCTGGCAAAGGCTCGGCAAAATGTCTCCGGAGGAGGTTGCAAGGAGCTTTAAGGGTATAGGGGAGGCAAAGGCTTGCCAGATAAAGGCAATAATAGAGCTTGCCAAGAGGATAAACGACCCCTATGAGGGCATTTTCATAAACAACCCAGAGGACGCATACAGGTTTTTGAAAAACATGGTGGACGAAAGGAGGGAGCATCTTATTGCCCTATACCTTGCACCCACCAACAAGCCCATAGCCCACGAGATAATAGCCATAGGGAGGATGAATGTCCTGCACGCAGAGCCAAAGGATGTGCTCTACCATGCCATACACACCGCATGCCACTCCATACTCATAGCCCATAACCACCCAAAGGGTGAGCTAAAACCCTCAAGAGAAGATGTGGAGTTCACCCAGAGGCTAAGAGAGGCTTGTCAGCTCATGGGCTTTGAACTTCTTGACCACCTTATAATAAACAAAAAGGGCTACATCTCTCTTAGAAGGGAGGGTTATATGTGA